A window of Bacteroidota bacterium contains these coding sequences:
- a CDS encoding pyruvate, phosphate dikinase, producing MPFKVKEILLIANLYDAYSIEKEGKFSEHVLGEYHQLNLTSVPRITGVSSSEEAFEQLNSKHFDLIILMVGVDRVTPPNLSKQIKKSFPYIPIFVLLNNNSDIEFYERITKNTISIDRTFVWNGDSRIFFSMIKLVEDMINAENDTQIGMVRIILLVEDSPIFYSRYLPLLYQIVMEQTKRIIDDVSTDDLFKVLRMRARPKILLVSTYEGAIEIINKFKDNLLCLITDVSYSKDGEENSNAGFELTKYIKNRISNIPIIIQSSDQSNAKKAYDLKSTFINKNSETLLLDFQSFITYYLGFGNFIYRDKKGAQIGIAHSLKEFEAQLKTISAETLLYHAEKDHFSLWLMARGEIQAAKVLRPHKVTDFKDAENLREVLIDVLQKFRNEQNKGKIIPFDEGAILDESNIVSLSNGSLGGKGRGLAFINSLIYNYNFSKHVSDINIRSPKTSVIGTNEFERFIEKNNLREILISGVDYESVKKIFIQSSLSETLTKRLKIILRKITNPIAVRSSGLFEDSLMQPFAGIFDTFLLPNNHPDINIRLEQTMNAIKLVYASIYSPIAMAYIEAVNYKIEDEKMAIILQEVVGNTYGDYYYPHISGVAQSYNYYPFGHMKPEEGFAVAAVGLGKYVVEGEKAYRFSPKYPQTEINSPKDQFKNSQLKFYAVDLGKKDLNLLEGDTAGLSYLDIDLAEKHKNITHCASVYDADNNSIYPGIDRPGPRIINFANILKYNYIPLAKTIETVLDVVQEALGSPVEIEYAVDLRKDENNKASFYLLQIKPLIANAHDFEFNIDNINNEDILIYAEKGMGNGLLKHIDDIIYVDETTFDKNQTSAMVDEIDQLNRKMINENRKYVLIGPGRWGTRDRWIGIPVRWPQISNAAVIIETSLQDYPLDGSSGSHFFHNVTAMNVGYYSIQQEFSTSFINKDLFKKQEVVNQTKYFKHIRFKNPLLIRMDGKKQDMVITTEPKTS from the coding sequence ATGCCATTTAAGGTAAAAGAGATTTTATTGATTGCCAATTTATATGATGCATATAGCATTGAAAAAGAAGGAAAATTTTCTGAGCACGTATTGGGTGAATATCATCAATTAAATTTGACTTCCGTTCCCAGAATAACCGGGGTTTCGTCAAGCGAAGAAGCTTTTGAACAATTAAACTCGAAACACTTTGATTTAATTATTTTGATGGTTGGGGTGGATAGGGTAACTCCGCCAAATTTGAGTAAACAGATTAAAAAATCATTCCCTTATATTCCAATTTTTGTTTTATTAAACAATAATAGCGATATCGAATTTTACGAGCGAATCACCAAAAACACCATCAGTATCGATCGCACCTTTGTTTGGAATGGCGATTCCAGAATCTTCTTCTCTATGATCAAATTAGTTGAAGATATGATCAATGCTGAAAATGATACTCAAATTGGAATGGTGCGAATTATTTTACTTGTTGAAGATTCACCAATATTTTATTCGCGTTATCTGCCATTACTTTACCAAATAGTAATGGAACAAACCAAACGTATAATTGACGATGTGAGCACCGATGACTTATTTAAAGTGCTTCGAATGAGGGCTCGGCCAAAAATCCTATTAGTTTCTACCTATGAAGGTGCCATTGAGATTATTAATAAATTTAAGGACAATCTGCTTTGCTTAATTACGGATGTAAGCTATTCTAAAGACGGTGAAGAAAACTCAAATGCCGGATTTGAATTGACCAAATATATAAAAAATAGAATTAGCAATATTCCCATCATTATCCAATCATCAGATCAGTCCAATGCAAAAAAAGCATATGATCTGAAGTCAACATTTATCAATAAAAATTCTGAAACATTACTACTTGATTTTCAAAGTTTCATAACCTATTATCTTGGTTTTGGTAATTTTATTTACCGTGATAAAAAGGGAGCTCAAATCGGAATTGCTCATTCACTAAAAGAATTTGAAGCTCAGTTAAAAACGATTTCTGCAGAAACGCTTCTATATCATGCAGAAAAAGACCACTTCTCATTGTGGTTGATGGCCCGTGGTGAAATACAAGCCGCGAAAGTTTTACGTCCTCATAAAGTAACTGATTTTAAAGATGCAGAAAACCTGAGGGAAGTTTTAATCGATGTATTACAAAAGTTTAGAAATGAACAGAATAAAGGTAAAATCATCCCATTTGATGAAGGTGCGATCCTTGATGAATCAAATATCGTAAGCTTATCAAACGGATCTCTGGGCGGAAAAGGAAGAGGATTAGCTTTCATTAATTCATTGATCTATAATTATAATTTCTCAAAACATGTTTCAGATATCAATATTCGTTCACCCAAAACCTCAGTTATTGGAACCAATGAATTTGAGCGGTTTATTGAAAAGAATAACCTAAGGGAGATTCTGATTTCCGGTGTTGATTATGAAAGTGTCAAAAAAATATTCATACAAAGTAGTCTTAGTGAAACTTTAACAAAAAGATTAAAAATTATACTTCGCAAAATCACAAACCCAATAGCAGTCAGATCCTCAGGATTATTTGAAGATTCGTTAATGCAGCCTTTTGCAGGAATTTTTGACACTTTTTTACTGCCCAATAATCATCCTGACATCAATATTCGTCTTGAACAAACCATGAATGCAATCAAATTGGTATATGCTTCTATTTATTCGCCGATTGCTATGGCCTATATTGAAGCTGTAAATTATAAAATTGAAGATGAAAAAATGGCCATCATATTACAGGAAGTAGTTGGAAATACATATGGTGATTACTACTATCCGCATATTTCAGGAGTGGCGCAATCATATAATTACTATCCCTTCGGGCATATGAAACCTGAAGAAGGCTTTGCTGTTGCTGCAGTAGGTTTAGGTAAGTATGTGGTTGAAGGAGAGAAAGCCTATCGTTTCTCGCCCAAATATCCACAAACAGAAATTAATTCACCTAAGGATCAGTTTAAAAATTCTCAGTTGAAATTTTATGCAGTTGACCTCGGGAAAAAAGATTTGAACCTGCTCGAAGGCGATACGGCTGGACTTTCCTATCTGGATATTGATTTAGCTGAAAAGCACAAGAATATTACCCATTGTGCCTCTGTTTATGATGCAGACAACAATTCTATTTATCCGGGTATCGACAGGCCAGGTCCTCGAATTATTAATTTTGCCAACATTTTAAAATACAATTACATCCCATTAGCTAAAACCATTGAGACTGTTCTTGATGTAGTGCAGGAAGCCTTGGGATCGCCGGTTGAAATTGAATATGCAGTAGATTTAAGAAAAGACGAAAATAATAAAGCATCGTTCTACTTATTACAAATCAAACCCCTTATTGCCAATGCCCATGATTTCGAATTTAATATTGACAATATTAATAATGAAGACATCCTGATTTATGCAGAAAAGGGAATGGGAAATGGACTTTTAAAGCATATTGATGATATCATTTATGTTGATGAAACTACATTTGATAAAAATCAAACTTCAGCGATGGTGGATGAAATTGATCAGCTAAACAGGAAGATGATCAATGAAAATCGTAAATATGTTTTAATCGGTCCCGGAAGATGGGGGACTCGGGATCGATGGATTGGAATTCCAGTTCGTTGGCCTCAAATTTCGAATGCTGCTGTCATTATTGAAACCAGCTTACAAGATTATCCATTGGATGGTTCTTCCGGTTCACATTTTTTTCATAATGTAACCGCAATGAATGTTGGGTATTACTCCATTCAGCAAGAATTTTCGACAAGTTTTATAAACAAAGATTTATTTAAAAAACAAGAAGTTGTCAATCAAACCAAGTACTTTAAACATATCCGCTTTAAAAACCCGCTACTAATTAGGATGGATGGGAAAAAACAAGATATGGTCATTACAACAGAGCCTAAAACTTCTTGA
- a CDS encoding response regulator transcription factor, which translates to MSKISIFIVDDHQVVCDGIKALLSDADDIEVLGTASNIDNLISKTKETAVHICLINIYDPTDAEIENIRKVKKELPNMNLLILSMNKSKSFILKTLKAGARGYLTKDTNRSELIEAIYTIRGGYDYYAKSIANIVLNNYLKETDVAHQLIDQQENSLSTREIEVLELFGQSLTNKEIADTLFISVRTVESHKNNVMKKLNLRTTVDLVKFAISNNIIKI; encoded by the coding sequence ATGTCAAAAATCAGTATATTCATTGTTGACGACCATCAGGTTGTTTGTGACGGGATTAAAGCCTTATTATCTGACGCAGATGATATTGAGGTTCTTGGCACGGCCAGCAATATCGACAATTTAATTTCCAAAACAAAAGAAACAGCTGTTCATATTTGCCTGATTAACATTTATGATCCCACTGATGCTGAGATAGAAAATATCCGGAAAGTAAAAAAAGAACTGCCCAACATGAACCTGCTTATCCTTTCGATGAATAAAAGCAAGAGTTTTATTTTGAAAACTCTGAAGGCAGGAGCAAGAGGATATTTGACAAAAGACACCAATCGTAGTGAATTGATCGAAGCCATATATACCATTCGTGGAGGTTATGATTATTATGCAAAATCAATTGCGAATATTGTTCTTAATAATTATTTGAAAGAAACAGATGTTGCCCATCAATTAATCGATCAACAGGAAAACAGTTTATCAACCCGAGAAATAGAAGTACTGGAATTGTTCGGACAAAGTCTTACTAACAAAGAAATTGCTGACACTTTATTTATTAGTGTCCGAACCGTTGAATCGCACAAAAATAATGTGATGAAAAAACTGAATCTGAGAACAACTGTTGACCTTGTCAAATTTGCCATCTCAAACAATATTATCAAGATTTAA